Proteins encoded together in one Variovorax paradoxus window:
- a CDS encoding amidohydrolase family protein has product MQGKIGLEEHFAIPDTLQDSAGFVPGVYWKELSRRLLDIHDGRLRQMDENGMEMMILSLNAPAVQAVPDPVKAYELAVRANDFLAEQVAKRPDRFQAFAALPMQDPEKATQELERCMTELGFRGALVNGFSQVGTPDNAVYYDAPQYAPFWAAVERLDAPFYLHPRNPLASWSQIYEGHPWLLGPTWAFAQETAVHALRLMASGLFDRHPGLKIILGHLGEGLPYNMWRVDHRNAWVETPKGYPAKRKLCDYFHENFYLTTSGNFRTQTLIDAMLEVGSDRILFSTDWPFENVDHASNWFNDTSISEADRKKIGRTNALSLFKLS; this is encoded by the coding sequence ATGCAAGGAAAGATCGGCCTCGAAGAACATTTCGCAATTCCGGACACGCTGCAGGATTCGGCCGGCTTTGTGCCCGGTGTGTACTGGAAGGAGCTCAGCAGGCGCCTTCTCGACATCCACGACGGGCGGCTGCGCCAGATGGATGAGAACGGCATGGAGATGATGATCCTTTCGCTGAACGCGCCCGCCGTCCAGGCGGTGCCTGATCCGGTGAAAGCCTACGAGCTCGCGGTGCGCGCCAACGACTTTCTCGCCGAACAGGTGGCAAAGCGGCCCGACCGCTTCCAGGCGTTTGCGGCACTGCCGATGCAGGACCCCGAGAAGGCGACGCAGGAACTCGAACGGTGCATGACCGAGCTCGGCTTCCGCGGCGCGCTGGTCAACGGGTTCTCGCAGGTCGGCACGCCTGACAACGCCGTCTACTACGACGCGCCGCAGTACGCGCCCTTCTGGGCCGCGGTGGAACGCCTCGACGCACCGTTCTATCTGCATCCTCGCAACCCGCTCGCAAGCTGGTCGCAGATCTATGAAGGCCATCCGTGGCTGCTCGGCCCCACGTGGGCCTTTGCGCAAGAAACCGCGGTGCATGCGCTGCGCCTCATGGCAAGTGGCCTCTTCGACCGCCACCCCGGCCTCAAGATCATCCTTGGCCACCTGGGCGAAGGCCTGCCCTACAACATGTGGCGTGTCGATCATCGCAACGCCTGGGTCGAAACGCCCAAAGGCTACCCGGCCAAGCGCAAGCTTTGCGACTACTTCCACGAAAACTTCTACCTCACGACCTCGGGCAACTTCCGCACCCAGACGTTGATCGACGCGATGCTGGAAGTCGGATCGGACCGGATCCTGTTCTCGACCGACTGGCCTTTCGAGAACGTCGACCATGCATCGAACTGGTTCAACGACACGAGCATCAGCGAGGCCGACCGGAAGAAGATCGGCCGCACCAACGCGTTGTCGCTGTTCAAGCTGTCCTGA
- a CDS encoding intradiol ring-cleavage dioxygenase has protein sequence MIDIDEWTITGATLKAQGAAPDPRLKTVMDSLVRHLHDFAREVQLTEAEWALGIDFLTSAGKITDDKRQEFILLSDVLGLSTLVTAQCNRRPAGCTEATVFGPFYVPDAPEYNHGDDISNGASGEPCFVSGTIRGIGGERIAHASIDVWQSDDEGWYDVQRPELDHAQGRGHLSGLEDGRYYFKSIVAVPYAIPHDGPVGQLLEKLGRHPWRPAHLHFIIKAPGYETLITHVFRSGGSYLNSDAVFGVRSSLIADWKRHEPGVAPDGKRMDVPFYTLDYDFVLNPALKD, from the coding sequence ATGATCGACATCGACGAGTGGACCATCACCGGCGCCACGCTGAAGGCGCAGGGCGCCGCACCGGACCCGCGCCTGAAGACCGTGATGGACAGCCTGGTGCGGCATCTTCACGACTTCGCACGCGAGGTGCAGCTCACCGAAGCCGAGTGGGCATTGGGCATCGACTTTCTAACGAGTGCCGGAAAGATCACGGACGACAAGCGCCAGGAGTTCATCCTGTTGTCCGACGTGCTGGGCCTTTCGACGCTCGTCACCGCACAGTGCAACCGGCGCCCCGCAGGATGCACCGAGGCAACCGTGTTCGGCCCGTTCTACGTACCCGACGCGCCGGAGTACAACCACGGGGACGACATCTCGAACGGCGCGAGCGGCGAACCCTGCTTCGTCAGCGGGACCATCCGGGGGATCGGCGGCGAACGGATTGCCCATGCAAGCATCGACGTGTGGCAGTCCGACGATGAAGGCTGGTACGACGTGCAGCGCCCCGAGTTGGACCATGCGCAGGGACGGGGTCATCTGAGCGGCCTCGAGGACGGGCGCTACTACTTCAAATCCATCGTGGCTGTGCCCTACGCCATTCCTCACGACGGGCCGGTGGGCCAGCTGCTGGAAAAGCTCGGCCGCCACCCGTGGCGCCCTGCGCACCTGCATTTCATAATCAAGGCGCCGGGTTACGAGACGCTCATCACCCATGTGTTCCGCTCGGGCGGCAGCTACCTGAATTCGGACGCCGTGTTCGGCGTGCGCTCCTCGCTCATTGCCGACTGGAAGCGCCACGAACCCGGCGTGGCTCCGGACGGAAAACGCATGGACGTACCGTTCTACACGCTCGACTACGACTTCGTGCTGAACCCTGCGCTGAAGGACTAG
- a CDS encoding maleylacetate reductase, with protein MDRFVYTANLSRIVFGADSIDQLPAEIDRLGARRALVLCTPNQRAQAEAIADRLPGRVAFIFDEAAMHVPIETARKARMLASELEADCAVAVGGGSTIGLGKAIALESGLPIIAVPTTYAGSEVTPIYGITEDGLKKTGRDPRVLPSVVVYDPKLTLSLPRDLTVASAINAMAHAAEGLYAHDGNPVIALMAEEGIRACAASLQPLRDNPRDLPARSLALYGAWLCGTVLGAVSMGLHHKLCHTLGGTFDLPHAPVHTVVLPHALQYNAGAAPEAMARIARALGVADAAMGFFELARTHGAPVSLKALGMPADGLERAVELAASNQYPNPRPLERVALHALLGRAMDGAPPRP; from the coding sequence ATGGACCGCTTCGTCTACACCGCAAACCTTTCGCGCATCGTCTTCGGTGCAGACAGCATCGACCAGCTTCCGGCGGAGATCGATCGCCTGGGCGCCCGGCGCGCTCTGGTCCTGTGCACGCCCAACCAGCGCGCCCAGGCCGAGGCCATTGCCGACCGGCTTCCCGGCCGCGTCGCATTCATCTTCGACGAGGCCGCCATGCACGTGCCGATCGAAACTGCGCGCAAGGCGCGCATGCTCGCTTCGGAGCTGGAGGCCGACTGCGCCGTGGCTGTAGGCGGCGGATCCACCATCGGGCTCGGCAAGGCCATTGCCCTGGAGTCCGGCCTGCCCATCATTGCGGTGCCGACGACCTATGCAGGCAGCGAAGTGACGCCCATCTACGGCATTACCGAAGACGGCCTGAAGAAGACCGGGCGCGACCCGCGCGTGCTTCCGAGCGTGGTGGTCTACGACCCCAAGCTCACGCTGTCATTGCCGAGGGACCTGACGGTCGCAAGCGCGATCAACGCGATGGCCCACGCGGCGGAAGGCCTGTACGCGCACGACGGAAATCCGGTGATCGCATTGATGGCCGAAGAGGGAATTCGCGCGTGCGCGGCGTCGCTGCAGCCGCTTCGGGACAACCCGCGCGACCTGCCTGCGCGCAGCCTGGCGCTCTACGGCGCCTGGCTTTGCGGAACGGTCCTGGGAGCCGTCTCGATGGGCCTGCACCACAAGCTGTGCCACACGCTGGGCGGCACGTTCGACCTGCCGCATGCGCCAGTGCACACGGTGGTTCTTCCGCATGCGCTCCAATACAACGCCGGGGCGGCGCCGGAGGCCATGGCGCGCATCGCGAGGGCCCTTGGCGTCGCGGATGCGGCCATGGGCTTTTTCGAACTGGCAAGAACCCATGGCGCCCCCGTGTCGCTGAAGGCACTCGGCATGCCGGCTGATGGGCTCGAAAGGGCCGTGGAATTGGCGGCTTCGAACCAGTACCCGAATCCGCGCCCGCTCGAACGGGTGGCGCTGCACGCCTTGCTCGGCCGGGCAATGGATGGCGCGCCGCCGAGGCCTTGA
- a CDS encoding LysR family transcriptional regulator: MNINSIDLNLFLVFQAIYATRSVTLAGDRLGMTQSAVSNALKRMRERFNDALFVRSADGMVPTPVAERLIAPIEEGIACLVQAVDQGRTFEAETSSRIFRIAVNDIGQLVMMPELLSVARGIAPGVRFETVDVSMADARQRMLHGQVDIALGSWESMGPSFYQQRLFDETFVVLMSKTSPLGTRERIELDDYLAAEHIAYRPQGTTDSQLQQTLERAGALDRRRVVLTAAHSLGLSSIVATSGLLLTAPARLAKAMVASRADLRSVEAPFDVTPFEIRQQWHERFHQDSGNRWLRELIFGLFHERSSRELVPPQARHR; encoded by the coding sequence GTGAACATCAACTCCATTGACCTGAATCTCTTCCTGGTGTTTCAAGCGATCTACGCCACGCGCAGCGTCACGCTCGCGGGCGACCGCCTCGGCATGACGCAGTCTGCGGTGAGCAACGCCCTCAAGCGCATGCGCGAGCGCTTCAACGACGCGCTCTTCGTGCGGTCGGCAGATGGAATGGTCCCCACGCCGGTGGCCGAGCGGCTCATCGCCCCCATCGAGGAAGGCATCGCCTGCCTGGTGCAGGCCGTCGATCAAGGCCGGACGTTCGAGGCGGAGACATCCAGCCGTATTTTTCGCATTGCGGTCAACGACATCGGACAACTGGTCATGATGCCCGAGCTGCTGTCGGTCGCCCGCGGCATCGCGCCCGGGGTTCGCTTCGAAACCGTGGACGTCTCCATGGCCGACGCCCGGCAGCGAATGCTCCACGGCCAGGTCGACATCGCGCTGGGCAGCTGGGAATCGATGGGGCCGTCGTTCTATCAGCAGCGGCTGTTCGACGAGACATTCGTCGTCCTGATGTCGAAGACGTCGCCCCTGGGCACCCGCGAGCGCATCGAACTGGACGACTATCTTGCGGCCGAACACATCGCCTACCGGCCGCAGGGAACAACCGATTCGCAACTGCAGCAAACCCTGGAGAGGGCGGGTGCGCTCGACCGGCGGCGGGTGGTGCTGACTGCCGCCCATTCGCTGGGCCTGTCATCGATCGTCGCTACCTCGGGCCTGTTGCTGACCGCACCGGCCCGTCTTGCCAAAGCGATGGTGGCGTCGCGCGCAGACCTGCGCAGCGTCGAGGCTCCCTTCGATGTCACGCCCTTCGAAATACGCCAGCAATGGCACGAGCGGTTTCACCAGGACAGCGGCAACCGCTGGTTGCGCGAGCTGATATTCGGCCTCTTCCACGAACGCTCGAGCCGCGAGCTTGTGCCACCGCAGGCGCGGCACAGGTGA
- a CDS encoding MarR family winged helix-turn-helix transcriptional regulator — protein sequence MSKLNATADKLPDHDLERAIPYLLARAGMRMGQSFSKELKQFKLSLTEWRVCVALHHKAHQRLSDLALHTSTDPSTLSRVVDGLLQRGVLVRDRSDEDARALALSLTEAGRDLTLRIIPLAQVYERVSLSGLTAAQAESLRDMLRMVYDNLAVLDNE from the coding sequence ATGTCAAAATTGAATGCAACTGCAGATAAATTGCCGGATCACGATCTGGAGCGGGCCATTCCATACCTGCTTGCACGCGCAGGTATGCGAATGGGCCAGTCGTTCAGCAAGGAGCTCAAGCAGTTCAAGCTCTCGCTCACCGAATGGCGGGTTTGCGTCGCGCTGCACCACAAGGCGCACCAGCGGCTCTCCGACCTTGCGCTGCACACATCCACGGACCCTTCCACGCTCTCGCGGGTGGTCGACGGTCTTTTGCAGCGCGGCGTGCTGGTGCGCGACCGGTCGGACGAGGACGCCCGCGCGCTCGCGCTGAGCCTGACCGAGGCCGGCCGCGACCTCACGTTGCGAATCATCCCGCTGGCCCAGGTCTACGAGCGCGTATCGTTGTCCGGACTGACTGCCGCACAGGCCGAATCCCTGCGCGACATGCTCCGGATGGTCTACGACAACCTGGCGGTCCTGGACAACGAGTAA
- a CDS encoding acyl-CoA dehydrogenase family protein, translated as MTEALNPFARLDRVDLTAPGRKSPVRDAPPIEKLVASASNLVPILRERAQRTEQERRVSAETTQAFHEAGFFKLMQPARYGGYEYGFTAFIDVVSELARGCTSSSWGCSLGAIHQWLVAIFPEQAQDDVWRKDPNAIVCGSYAPATMAEKVDGGYLVQGKWLFASNVDNSQWALLGVQFPPEEKGAPPSAGFLLAPRADWAIEDNWHVAGQAGTGSKAIVIDKPLFIPGHRKLTFAEASSNSPPGAVVNTNPIYRIPFLSAVPVCLVSPIIGTAQGAVDELIALAGTRVTRGAVAGGGSRLSEFFPVQSRLAEASASVDAARLLLYRDTAQVEQMAVDGHIISVEQRIRNRRDHAFAARLSRDAVEAIFASVGGAGLSLNQPIQRMWRDTNAISRHISLNWDAVSSMVGQYLLGLEPKGQY; from the coding sequence ATGACTGAAGCCTTGAACCCCTTCGCCCGCCTGGACCGCGTCGACCTTACCGCCCCGGGCCGCAAGTCGCCCGTGAGAGATGCACCTCCGATCGAAAAACTAGTTGCGTCTGCAAGCAATTTGGTGCCAATACTTCGCGAACGGGCACAACGCACCGAACAGGAGCGCCGCGTTTCCGCAGAAACCACGCAGGCATTCCATGAGGCTGGCTTCTTCAAGCTGATGCAACCCGCGCGCTACGGCGGCTACGAGTACGGCTTTACCGCTTTCATCGACGTGGTCAGCGAACTGGCACGGGGCTGCACATCGTCGTCCTGGGGTTGCTCGCTGGGCGCCATTCACCAATGGCTCGTCGCGATCTTTCCGGAACAGGCGCAGGACGACGTCTGGCGCAAGGACCCGAACGCGATCGTTTGCGGTTCGTATGCTCCCGCGACGATGGCCGAAAAGGTAGACGGCGGTTACCTCGTGCAAGGCAAGTGGCTCTTTGCATCCAACGTGGACAACTCCCAGTGGGCCTTGCTGGGGGTTCAATTTCCACCCGAAGAAAAAGGCGCGCCGCCCAGCGCCGGCTTCCTGCTCGCACCGCGAGCGGACTGGGCCATCGAGGACAACTGGCACGTGGCCGGGCAGGCGGGTACCGGCTCGAAGGCGATCGTGATCGACAAGCCGTTGTTCATTCCGGGGCACCGCAAGCTGACCTTCGCGGAAGCTTCGTCCAACAGCCCGCCCGGTGCCGTGGTCAACACGAATCCCATCTACCGCATTCCCTTTCTTTCGGCGGTGCCGGTTTGCCTTGTATCGCCGATCATCGGCACCGCGCAAGGCGCGGTCGACGAGCTGATCGCGCTGGCCGGAACGCGCGTCACGCGAGGGGCGGTTGCCGGAGGCGGCAGCAGGCTGAGCGAGTTCTTTCCAGTGCAGTCGCGGCTGGCCGAAGCCTCGGCGAGCGTCGATGCAGCGCGGCTCCTGCTTTATCGCGACACCGCGCAGGTGGAGCAGATGGCGGTCGACGGCCACATCATCAGCGTGGAACAGCGAATCCGTAACCGGCGCGACCATGCGTTTGCCGCACGTCTCTCGCGCGATGCCGTCGAAGCGATATTCGCCAGCGTGGGCGGCGCGGGCCTGTCGCTGAACCAGCCGATCCAGCGCATGTGGCGCGACACGAATGCCATCTCGCGCCACATCAGCCTCAACTGGGACGCGGTTTCTTCGATGGTGGGCCAGTACCTGCTCGGCCTGGAGCCGAAGGGCCAGTACTGA
- a CDS encoding flavin reductase family protein, with the protein MYSWALITGDAAETVDARQLRQALGAFPTGVCLVTTTTPDGKREGMTINSFASVSLDPPLILWSIRDDTRSADAFLAARPFNLSVLTAGQRDLAWHFAKPAADKFERFSEAFEVAPNGCARLVESVATFECSTYSRHQEGDHTIILGRVDRFSRTDTPPLLFHSGQMGSLWELAENLERPQGNDAAPA; encoded by the coding sequence ATGTACTCCTGGGCTCTCATTACGGGCGATGCGGCCGAAACGGTCGATGCCCGCCAGCTGCGTCAGGCGCTCGGCGCCTTTCCCACGGGGGTGTGCCTCGTGACCACCACTACACCGGACGGCAAGCGCGAAGGGATGACGATCAACTCGTTCGCTTCGGTGTCGCTGGATCCCCCATTGATCCTGTGGAGCATTCGCGACGACACCCGCAGCGCCGATGCATTCCTTGCGGCACGGCCGTTCAATCTCAGCGTGCTGACCGCCGGGCAGAGGGACCTGGCCTGGCATTTCGCGAAGCCCGCAGCGGACAAGTTCGAACGCTTTTCCGAGGCATTCGAGGTCGCGCCGAATGGGTGTGCAAGGCTCGTCGAGAGCGTCGCGACCTTCGAATGCTCGACCTACTCGCGCCACCAGGAAGGCGACCACACCATCATCCTTGGCCGTGTGGATCGGTTCTCCCGAACGGACACGCCACCCTTGCTTTTTCATTCAGGGCAGATGGGGTCGCTGTGGGAACTTGCCGAGAACCTGGAGCGGCCGCAAGGCAACGATGCGGCGCCGGCTTGA
- a CDS encoding NAD-dependent succinate-semialdehyde dehydrogenase: MDMKTSPLALLNDPTLLKTDALIAGEWIRGKSRFDVNDPATGLKLVDVANLTRADAAQAIAAANKALAAWRGKTGKERSIVLRKWFDLLVANTEDLGRLMTAEQGKPFAEAKGEVAYGASFIEWFAEEAKRVNGEVLPQFDNNRRLLVMKRAIGVCAAITPWNFPLAMITRKVAPALAAGCTVVIKPAELTPLTALAAAELAVRAGIPAGVLNVLTADSQNSIAVGKELCESDIVRHLSFTGSTEVGRILMSQCAPTVKKLSLELGGNAPFLVFDDADVDSAVEGAMASKYRNAGQTCVCANRLYVQDGIYDSFVEKFAAKVKALKVGNGFDEGVVQGPLIEDAAVDKVQRHVDDAIAKGGKLLAGGHKIEGQFFEPTVIAEATPDMLCAKEETFGPFAPVFRFKTEQDAIDAANNTEFGLASYFYTRDVGRIFRVAEALEYGMVGINAGVIATEHVPFGGVKQSGLGREGSHHGMDDYVEIKYLCLGDIQK, translated from the coding sequence ATCGACATGAAAACATCTCCCCTTGCATTGCTGAACGACCCGACCCTCCTGAAGACAGACGCGCTGATCGCCGGCGAATGGATTCGAGGCAAGAGCCGCTTCGATGTGAACGACCCGGCCACCGGGCTGAAGCTGGTCGACGTTGCCAACCTCACGCGTGCGGACGCTGCCCAAGCCATTGCGGCGGCCAACAAGGCGCTTGCTGCCTGGCGCGGCAAGACGGGCAAGGAGCGCAGCATCGTGCTGCGCAAGTGGTTCGACCTGCTGGTTGCCAACACCGAAGACCTGGGCCGCCTGATGACTGCGGAGCAGGGCAAGCCCTTTGCCGAGGCCAAGGGAGAGGTGGCCTACGGCGCGAGTTTCATTGAATGGTTTGCGGAGGAGGCCAAGCGCGTGAACGGCGAGGTGCTGCCGCAGTTCGACAACAACCGGCGCTTGCTGGTCATGAAGCGGGCCATTGGCGTGTGCGCCGCCATCACGCCTTGGAATTTTCCGCTCGCCATGATCACGCGCAAGGTTGCACCGGCATTGGCCGCGGGCTGCACGGTCGTCATCAAGCCGGCGGAGCTCACGCCGCTTACCGCACTGGCCGCGGCCGAGCTGGCGGTGCGCGCGGGCATTCCGGCGGGCGTGCTCAACGTGCTCACGGCAGACAGCCAGAACAGCATTGCCGTCGGCAAGGAACTTTGCGAGAGCGACATCGTGCGGCATCTGAGCTTCACCGGCTCCACCGAGGTCGGCCGCATCCTCATGAGCCAGTGCGCGCCCACGGTGAAAAAGCTCTCGCTCGAGCTTGGCGGCAATGCGCCCTTTTTGGTGTTCGACGATGCCGATGTGGATTCGGCGGTCGAGGGTGCCATGGCCAGCAAGTACCGCAATGCCGGCCAAACCTGCGTGTGCGCGAACCGGTTGTATGTGCAAGACGGCATCTACGACAGCTTCGTCGAGAAGTTCGCTGCCAAGGTCAAGGCGCTCAAGGTGGGCAACGGCTTTGACGAGGGCGTGGTGCAGGGACCGCTCATCGAAGATGCGGCCGTCGACAAGGTGCAGCGGCACGTCGACGACGCGATTGCCAAGGGCGGCAAGCTGCTGGCCGGCGGCCACAAGATCGAGGGGCAGTTCTTCGAGCCGACGGTCATTGCCGAGGCCACGCCGGACATGCTGTGTGCGAAGGAAGAAACCTTTGGCCCCTTTGCGCCGGTGTTCCGCTTCAAGACCGAGCAGGACGCCATCGATGCGGCGAACAACACCGAGTTCGGCTTGGCCAGCTACTTCTACACCCGCGACGTGGGCCGTATCTTCCGCGTGGCGGAGGCGCTGGAGTACGGCATGGTCGGCATCAATGCCGGCGTGATCGCCACGGAGCACGTGCCCTTCGGCGGCGTGAAGCAGTCAGGCCTTGGGCGCGAAGGTTCGCACCATGGCATGGACGACTACGTCGAGATCAAGTATCTCTGCCTGGGCGACATCCAGAAGTAG
- the speB gene encoding agmatinase: MTTPNQPLGGNSMPRFAGPGTMMRLPAAASAQGLDAAFIGVPLDIGTSNRPGARFGPRQIRAESALLRPYNMATGAAPFDRLNVADLGDVPINTYSLEKSVDIISAFYDTVLAAGCAPLTLGGDHTIALPILRAVARKHGPVALVHVDAHADVNDDMFGERIAHGTPFRRAVEEGLLACDKVWQIGLRGTGYAADDFDWPRQQGFTVVQAHEVWYQSLAPLMAQVRERIGPSHPVYISFDIDGIDPSFAGGTGTPEIGGLTVPQALEIVRGCRGLNVVGADLVEVSPPYDVSGNTALLGANLLYEMLCVLPGVPYR; the protein is encoded by the coding sequence ATGACCACACCGAACCAGCCGCTCGGCGGCAACAGCATGCCGCGCTTCGCCGGCCCTGGCACCATGATGCGGCTGCCGGCCGCAGCGTCGGCGCAGGGGCTCGATGCAGCGTTCATCGGCGTGCCGCTGGACATCGGCACCTCCAACCGGCCGGGCGCGCGCTTCGGGCCGCGCCAGATCCGCGCTGAATCGGCGCTGCTGCGGCCCTACAACATGGCGACAGGTGCGGCGCCTTTCGACCGGCTGAACGTGGCCGACCTGGGCGACGTGCCCATCAACACCTATTCACTCGAAAAATCGGTCGACATCATCTCGGCCTTCTACGACACGGTGCTGGCCGCCGGTTGCGCGCCGCTCACGCTCGGCGGCGACCACACGATTGCGCTGCCGATCCTGCGCGCGGTGGCGCGCAAGCATGGTCCGGTCGCGCTGGTGCATGTCGACGCGCATGCGGATGTGAACGACGACATGTTCGGCGAGCGCATCGCGCACGGCACGCCGTTTCGCCGCGCGGTGGAAGAGGGGCTGCTGGCGTGCGACAAGGTCTGGCAGATCGGCCTGCGTGGCACCGGCTATGCGGCCGACGACTTCGACTGGCCGCGCCAACAGGGCTTTACCGTGGTGCAGGCGCACGAGGTCTGGTACCAGTCGTTGGCGCCTTTGATGGCACAAGTGCGCGAGCGCATCGGGCCTTCGCATCCGGTCTACATCAGCTTCGACATCGACGGCATCGACCCTTCGTTTGCCGGCGGTACGGGCACGCCGGAGATCGGTGGGCTTACGGTGCCGCAGGCGTTGGAGATCGTGCGGGGGTGCCGGGGCTTGAATGTGGTTGGGGCCGATCTGGTGGAGGTGAGTCCGCCTTACGACGTCAGCGGGAATACTGCGCTGCTGGGGGCCAATCTTTTGTATGAGATGTTGTGTGTGCTGCCTGGGGTGCCTTATCGGTGA
- a CDS encoding ABC transporter permease, whose product MFKLPQFPAYATFADKLGWWLVRAGCVAVLAFLLAPILVVIPLSFSDSSFLAYPIRGWSLQWYRHLFESPEWARAARNSFIVAPAATALATVLGTLAAVGLSRTNFAFKGLLMSVLISPMVVPIVVVGVAAYLYFAPLGLADTYFGLIVVHAALGAPFVLTTVLATLAGFNHNLVRASLSLGETPFRTFMRITLPVIAPGVISGALFAFATSFDEVVVTLFLAGPDQVTLPRQMFTGIRENISPTIAAVATLLIIFTTALLLALEWLRGRQR is encoded by the coding sequence ATGTTCAAGCTTCCTCAATTTCCGGCCTACGCCACCTTCGCCGACAAGCTCGGCTGGTGGCTGGTGCGCGCCGGCTGTGTCGCGGTGCTGGCTTTTCTGCTGGCGCCCATCCTGGTCGTGATTCCGCTTTCTTTTTCAGACAGTTCGTTTCTGGCCTACCCCATCCGGGGTTGGTCGCTGCAGTGGTACCGCCACCTGTTCGAGTCGCCCGAGTGGGCACGCGCGGCGCGCAACAGCTTCATCGTCGCGCCGGCCGCGACGGCGCTGGCCACCGTGCTCGGCACCCTGGCGGCGGTGGGTTTGTCGCGCACCAACTTCGCGTTCAAGGGCCTGCTCATGAGCGTGCTGATCTCGCCGATGGTGGTGCCTATCGTGGTGGTTGGCGTGGCCGCGTACCTGTACTTCGCGCCCCTCGGCCTGGCCGACACCTACTTCGGGCTGATCGTTGTGCATGCGGCGCTTGGCGCGCCATTCGTGCTGACCACCGTGCTTGCCACGCTGGCGGGCTTCAACCACAACCTGGTGCGCGCGTCGCTGAGCCTGGGCGAAACGCCGTTCAGGACTTTCATGCGCATCACGCTGCCGGTGATTGCGCCGGGCGTGATTTCGGGCGCGCTGTTCGCCTTTGCCACTTCGTTCGACGAGGTGGTGGTCACGCTGTTTCTCGCAGGGCCCGACCAGGTGACCTTGCCGCGCCAGATGTTCACCGGCATTCGCGAGAACATTTCGCCCACCATTGCGGCAGTGGCAACGCTGCTGATCATTTTCACCACCGCGCTGCTGCTCGCGCTCGAATGGCTGCGCGGCCGGCAGCGCTAA
- a CDS encoding ABC transporter permease: MHAATTVPLVPAEAPPVSLRRALARAEARRKWRAFALTAPLLVFLLLTLLVPIVALLQRAVENPEVANALPRTVRALVGWNRKEAPAPAAYAAMAADLGQLPDSSDAGALARRLNTEIAGARSLVMSTFRALPIAGTPEEVKARMLELDPRWGEAPYWQAIAKNGSRWTPDYLLASLDLRRNVAGEVERMPDDQRAFANILLRTFHISAVVTFFCLLLAYPLAWWLSTLPARKANVLMILVLVPFWTSILVRVAAWIVLLQSEGLVNRGLMGIGLIDHPLALLFNRTGVIIAMVHILLPFMILPLYSVMKSVPPTYLRAAVSLGSSPLAAFFRVYVPQTYPGIGAGALLVFILAIGYYVTPALLGGADDQMLSYYIARYTNVEINWGMACALGAVLLVATLVLYAVYRRIGKAELSLG, encoded by the coding sequence ATGCACGCGGCAACGACTGTTCCCCTGGTTCCGGCGGAGGCGCCCCCTGTTTCGCTGCGGCGTGCGCTGGCCCGCGCCGAGGCGCGCCGCAAATGGCGGGCGTTCGCGCTCACGGCGCCGCTCCTGGTGTTCCTGTTGCTGACGCTGCTGGTGCCCATCGTCGCGCTGCTGCAGCGCGCAGTCGAGAACCCCGAGGTGGCCAATGCGCTGCCGCGCACCGTGCGTGCACTCGTCGGATGGAACCGCAAGGAGGCGCCCGCGCCCGCGGCCTACGCCGCCATGGCGGCCGACCTGGGGCAGTTGCCCGACAGCTCCGACGCGGGTGCCCTGGCGCGCCGCCTCAATACTGAAATTGCCGGCGCACGCTCGCTGGTGATGAGCACCTTCAGGGCGCTGCCGATTGCCGGCACGCCCGAAGAAGTCAAGGCGCGCATGCTGGAGCTCGATCCGCGCTGGGGCGAGGCACCGTACTGGCAGGCCATTGCCAAGAACGGCTCGCGCTGGACGCCCGACTACCTGCTGGCCTCGCTCGACCTGCGGCGCAACGTGGCGGGAGAGGTAGAGCGCATGCCCGACGACCAGCGCGCATTCGCCAACATTCTTCTGCGCACTTTTCACATCAGTGCGGTGGTCACGTTTTTCTGCCTGCTGCTGGCCTATCCGCTGGCGTGGTGGCTGTCGACCTTGCCCGCGCGCAAGGCCAACGTGTTGATGATCCTGGTGCTGGTGCCGTTCTGGACGTCCATCCTGGTGCGGGTGGCGGCGTGGATCGTGCTGCTGCAATCCGAAGGGCTGGTGAACCGTGGCCTCATGGGCATCGGCCTGATCGACCATCCGCTGGCGCTGCTGTTCAACCGCACCGGCGTGATCATCGCCATGGTGCACATCCTGCTGCCGTTCATGATCTTGCCGCTCTACAGCGTGATGAAGAGCGTGCCGCCCACCTACCTGCGCGCGGCCGTCTCGCTGGGCAGCTCTCCACTGGCGGCGTTCTTTCGCGTGTATGTGCCGCAGACCTATCCCGGCATCGGCGCGGGCGCGCTGCTGGTCTTCATCCTGGCCATCGGTTACTACGTGACGCCGGCGCTGCTCGGCGGGGCCGACGACCAGATGCTGAGCTACTACATCGCGCGCTACACCAATGTGGAAATCAACTGGGGCATGGCCTGTGCGCTGGGCGCCGTGCTGCTGGTCGCCACGCTGGTGCTGTATGCCGTGTACCGCCGCATCGGCAAGGCCGAGCTGAGCCTCGGCTGA